From the Vibrio metoecus genome, one window contains:
- a CDS encoding dipeptide ABC transporter ATP-binding protein, translating to MSLLEVKNLRIEYPSRHGVHAAVKSLTLDIQRGEIVGVVGESGAGKSTVGNAVIDLLSPPGTIAGGEVYLNGKKISGLSPQAMRAVRGSKIGFIFQDPMTSLNPLFTVEHQLTETIHANMQVSAQEAYQRALSLMKQVGIPQPENRLKQYPHQFSGGMRQRVVIAIALAGEPDLIIADEPTTALDVSIQDQILSLIRELCKKNNVGCMLVTHDMGVVSNVTDRVAVMYRGDLVEFGPTAKVLGTPEHPYTRSLISAVPRSDRKLDRFPLVSYIEEAKELRPFDVKNHWLGQSQDHRKYSGSLLKVENVNLRFVTKDSLFESRREYVQASNNVSFEVHEGETFGLVGESGSGKSTIARVIAGLYQPNDGRVTFEGIDLTALKSEHERRPMRRQMQMVFQNPYTSMNPRMKIFDIIAEPIRFHKLTRSESETRQIVNDLLEHVGLGKMAGLKYPHEFSGGQRQRISIARALATRPRLLICDEPTSALDVSVQAQILNLLKDLQDELNLTMLFISHDLPVIRQMCDRVGVMQMGTLLEVAPTEQLFTDPQHEYSKKLISLMPEFTGLRESTTAA from the coding sequence ATGTCACTTTTAGAAGTCAAAAATCTTAGAATTGAATACCCTTCCCGTCACGGTGTGCATGCGGCGGTGAAATCACTTACTTTAGATATCCAACGCGGTGAAATTGTTGGTGTGGTGGGTGAATCGGGTGCTGGAAAATCCACCGTCGGCAACGCGGTTATCGATTTATTAAGCCCTCCCGGAACCATTGCTGGTGGTGAGGTGTATTTAAACGGCAAGAAAATATCGGGTCTTTCTCCGCAAGCGATGCGTGCAGTGCGTGGCAGTAAAATCGGTTTTATTTTCCAAGATCCGATGACATCACTGAACCCGTTGTTTACCGTTGAGCATCAATTAACGGAAACCATTCATGCCAACATGCAGGTGAGTGCTCAAGAGGCGTATCAACGTGCTTTGTCACTGATGAAGCAGGTGGGTATTCCGCAACCAGAAAACCGTCTTAAGCAATACCCTCACCAATTTTCAGGTGGTATGCGCCAACGTGTAGTGATTGCGATCGCGTTGGCCGGTGAGCCCGATTTGATCATTGCCGATGAGCCAACCACGGCACTCGATGTGTCGATTCAAGACCAAATCTTGAGCCTGATCCGTGAGTTATGTAAGAAGAATAATGTCGGCTGTATGCTGGTCACTCACGATATGGGTGTGGTTTCGAATGTGACTGACCGCGTAGCAGTGATGTACCGTGGTGATTTGGTTGAGTTTGGGCCAACGGCGAAAGTGCTTGGTACGCCAGAGCATCCTTACACGCGCAGTTTGATTTCGGCGGTTCCTCGTTCTGATCGGAAGTTGGATCGTTTTCCTCTGGTGAGCTATATCGAAGAAGCGAAGGAGCTTAGGCCTTTTGATGTTAAGAATCATTGGTTGGGGCAAAGCCAAGACCACCGTAAATACAGTGGTTCATTACTGAAAGTGGAAAATGTAAATCTGCGCTTTGTGACCAAAGATTCCCTGTTTGAGAGCCGCCGTGAGTATGTACAAGCTTCGAATAACGTCAGCTTTGAAGTTCACGAAGGGGAAACCTTTGGTTTGGTTGGTGAGTCTGGTTCAGGGAAATCGACCATTGCGCGCGTGATCGCCGGTTTGTATCAACCCAATGATGGGCGTGTGACTTTTGAAGGCATTGATTTAACAGCACTAAAATCTGAGCATGAGCGCCGCCCAATGCGTCGCCAAATGCAGATGGTGTTCCAAAACCCGTATACCTCGATGAACCCGCGGATGAAGATTTTCGACATTATCGCCGAGCCGATCCGTTTTCATAAACTGACTCGTAGCGAGAGTGAAACCCGACAAATCGTCAATGATCTGCTTGAGCATGTTGGTTTAGGCAAGATGGCAGGCTTGAAGTATCCCCATGAATTTTCAGGTGGCCAGCGTCAACGGATCTCGATTGCACGCGCGCTCGCGACGCGTCCGCGTCTGCTGATTTGTGATGAACCTACCTCGGCGCTGGATGTGTCGGTGCAGGCGCAAATCCTGAATTTGCTCAAAGATCTGCAAGATGAGCTGAATTTGACCATGTTGTTTATCAGCCATGACTTACCGGTGATCCGCCAGATGTGCGATCGCGTCGGGGTCATGCAGATGGGTACGCTGTTAGAAGTGGCTCCGACGGAGCAACTCTTTACGGATCCGCAGCACGAATACAGTAAGAAATTGATTTCCTTAATGCCTGAGTTTACAGGCTTACGCGAAAGTACTACGGCAGCATAG
- a CDS encoding c-type cytochrome, protein MDMSRSLLSVLFAALTFSTAAFATTDAEKNAIAERIKPVGNVYLAGSEPVKAEPTGPREGSQVYGTFCIACHASGVSGAPKIGNAAEWGPRIAQGKDVLKNHALNGFNAMPPKGTCMDCSDDEIMAAIEHMTAGL, encoded by the coding sequence ATGGATATGTCTCGATCACTCTTAAGCGTACTGTTCGCTGCTCTAACATTTTCAACAGCAGCGTTTGCCACTACTGATGCCGAAAAAAATGCAATTGCAGAACGCATCAAACCCGTAGGTAATGTCTATCTTGCTGGCAGTGAGCCAGTTAAAGCAGAACCGACCGGACCACGTGAAGGCTCTCAAGTTTATGGGACTTTCTGTATTGCTTGTCACGCATCAGGGGTGAGCGGTGCGCCGAAAATTGGTAATGCGGCCGAATGGGGACCACGTATTGCCCAAGGTAAAGATGTGTTGAAAAATCATGCACTAAACGGCTTCAATGCCATGCCACCAAAAGGCACTTGTATGGATTGTTCCGATGATGAGATTATGGCGGCAATTGAACATATGACCGCGGGTCTATAA
- the rep gene encoding DNA helicase Rep has product MKLNPRQDEAVKYVSGPCLVLAGAGSGKTRVITNKIAYLVQQCGYKARNIAAVTFTNKAAREMKERVAQTLGKGESRGLMVSTFHTLGLNIIRREFKALGLKAGFSLFDDQDQLALLKELTEKQLDGDKDLLRSLLSTISNWKNDMLTPPQAKAMAKGEQQQLFAHCFELYQKQMQSYNALDFDDLILLPVLLLRSNEEVRQRWQNRIRYLLVDEYQDTNTSQYELVKLLVGERGRLTVVGDDDQSIYSWRGAKPQNLVLLGEDFPSLKLIKLEQNYRSTSRILRAANILIANNPHVYQKALFSELAEGEKLKVILANNEDHEAERVTAEIIAHKFLNRTEYRDYAILYRGNHQSRLIEKSLTQNRVPYKLSGGTSFFARAEIKDIMAYLRVLVNPDDDNAFLRIVNTPKREIGPATLEKLGSYANMRGKSLFAASFELGLEQHLAGRGLDNLRRFTEWLVAIADNAERGNTVEAVRALVRDIRYEDWLYETSASPKAAEMRMKNVSDLYSWIVADLEGDNPDQEEKTLKEVVQRLTLRDMMERGEENDDSDAVQLMTLHASKGLEFPYVYLIGAEEGILPHQTSIDEENVEEERRLMYVGITRAQRELTFMVCKERRQFGELIKPSQSRFLDELPQDDIEWEAKKKPVTQEERMAKGQAHIANLRAMFKK; this is encoded by the coding sequence ATGAAGCTGAACCCAAGACAAGATGAAGCCGTCAAATACGTCTCTGGACCCTGTTTGGTATTGGCAGGCGCTGGCTCGGGTAAAACTCGTGTGATCACCAATAAAATTGCCTATTTGGTTCAACAGTGTGGTTATAAAGCACGCAATATTGCGGCAGTGACGTTTACCAATAAAGCCGCGCGTGAAATGAAAGAACGCGTTGCTCAAACGCTCGGTAAAGGTGAGTCGCGCGGATTAATGGTGTCCACCTTCCACACCCTTGGCTTAAATATCATTCGCCGTGAATTCAAGGCTCTCGGCCTTAAAGCGGGCTTTTCACTGTTTGACGATCAAGATCAGCTCGCGCTACTCAAAGAATTGACTGAAAAGCAGCTGGATGGTGATAAAGATTTACTGCGTTCGCTACTGAGCACCATTTCCAACTGGAAAAATGACATGCTGACTCCGCCACAAGCCAAAGCCATGGCGAAAGGTGAGCAGCAGCAACTGTTTGCTCACTGTTTTGAGCTGTACCAAAAACAGATGCAGTCTTACAACGCACTCGATTTTGATGATTTGATCTTGCTACCGGTGTTACTGCTACGCAGCAATGAAGAAGTTCGCCAACGTTGGCAAAATCGTATTCGCTATCTGCTGGTGGATGAATATCAAGACACCAACACTAGCCAGTATGAATTAGTGAAGCTTCTGGTCGGTGAGCGTGGCCGTTTAACTGTGGTGGGTGATGATGACCAATCCATTTATTCATGGCGCGGTGCGAAGCCACAAAACTTAGTGCTACTTGGTGAAGACTTTCCGAGTTTAAAACTAATTAAGTTGGAGCAGAATTACCGCTCTACGAGCCGCATTTTGCGTGCGGCGAACATCTTAATTGCCAATAACCCCCACGTTTACCAAAAGGCGCTCTTTTCTGAGTTAGCGGAAGGGGAAAAGCTCAAGGTCATACTGGCCAATAATGAAGATCATGAAGCAGAGCGAGTGACCGCAGAAATCATCGCCCATAAGTTTCTGAATCGAACTGAGTACCGAGATTACGCGATTCTTTATCGCGGAAACCATCAATCGCGACTGATTGAAAAATCCCTTACCCAAAACCGTGTACCCTACAAACTTTCCGGTGGCACTTCGTTTTTTGCGCGCGCAGAGATCAAAGACATCATGGCTTACTTGCGAGTGCTAGTGAACCCTGATGATGACAACGCATTTCTGCGTATTGTGAATACGCCGAAACGCGAAATCGGCCCTGCTACGCTCGAAAAGTTAGGCAGTTACGCCAATATGCGGGGCAAAAGCCTGTTTGCCGCGAGTTTCGAGCTTGGTTTAGAGCAACACTTGGCGGGGCGAGGGCTTGATAACTTACGCCGCTTCACCGAGTGGTTGGTGGCGATTGCTGATAATGCTGAGCGTGGTAACACGGTGGAAGCGGTGCGCGCATTAGTGCGTGATATTCGCTACGAAGATTGGTTGTATGAGACTTCCGCCAGTCCGAAAGCGGCCGAAATGCGCATGAAAAACGTCTCCGATCTTTATTCGTGGATTGTGGCCGATTTAGAGGGTGATAACCCAGATCAAGAAGAGAAAACCCTCAAAGAAGTTGTTCAACGCTTAACCCTGCGCGACATGATGGAGCGTGGTGAAGAGAATGACGATAGTGATGCAGTACAGCTCATGACACTGCATGCCTCAAAAGGGTTGGAATTTCCTTATGTGTACCTGATTGGTGCAGAAGAGGGGATTTTGCCGCACCAAACCAGTATTGATGAAGAGAATGTCGAGGAAGAACGCCGCTTAATGTATGTCGGCATCACCCGAGCACAGCGTGAGTTGACATTTATGGTGTGTAAAGAGCGTCGTCAGTTTGGTGAACTGATCAAACCTTCGCAAAGCCGCTTTTTGGATGAGTTGCCCCAAGACGATATCGAGTGGGAAGCGAAGAAAAAACCTGTGACACAAGAAGAGCGTATGGCGAAAGGGCAAGCACATATCGCCAATTTACGGGCGATGTTTAAGAAGTAA
- the vexR gene encoding TetR family transcriptional regulator VexR, producing the protein MSELVRCDKQLQILIAAEKLIAEQGFHGLSMHKVAKAANMATGTIYRYFRDKDHLLIEVRLHVSQRIAEAVQANLKDDMSLQERFRTMWLNIWTLAGSCRDIISNRVQYESLPTTTCCNVRELEQKMFAKVELLFDQGKQQGLFKPLDNHLLSALSFETTVTLARKYALGFYQLDDSTLDAMIQASWDAITQH; encoded by the coding sequence ATGTCAGAATTGGTGCGCTGCGATAAACAGCTCCAAATCTTAATCGCTGCAGAAAAACTGATTGCAGAACAAGGCTTTCATGGTCTTTCTATGCATAAGGTGGCCAAAGCAGCGAATATGGCGACGGGAACTATTTATCGTTACTTCCGCGATAAAGATCATTTATTGATTGAAGTGCGTTTGCATGTCAGTCAAAGAATCGCAGAAGCAGTACAAGCCAATCTCAAAGATGACATGTCTTTGCAAGAACGTTTCCGTACTATGTGGCTTAATATTTGGACGTTGGCTGGCTCTTGTCGTGACATTATCAGTAATCGAGTGCAGTATGAGTCTTTACCAACAACAACTTGTTGCAACGTAAGGGAACTAGAGCAGAAAATGTTTGCCAAAGTCGAATTATTGTTCGACCAAGGAAAACAACAAGGACTTTTCAAACCTCTCGATAACCATCTTCTTTCTGCGTTGAGTTTTGAAACTACAGTCACTCTTGCTCGTAAATACGCTTTAGGTTTTTATCAACTGGATGATTCAACTCTCGATGCAATGATTCAAGCCAGTTGGGATGCTATTACTCAACACTAA
- a CDS encoding efflux RND transporter periplasmic adaptor subunit produces the protein MKKWTFFMLLIAILLFGSVIGFNLFKQKKIAEYMANRPEPEFPVTVTTVNPVDWVPVIEAIGFIEPNQGVTLTSETSGVIDQILFESGTQVSKEQPLVLLDSSVEKANLKSSEARFPAAKAKYERYKGLFAKGSISKESYDEAEANYYSLAADIDGLKASIARREIKAPFAGVIGIRNVFLGQYLQPGTDIVRLEDTSVMRLRFTVPQTDISRISLNQEVDIFVDSYPQTSFKGSISAIEPAVSVQSGLIQVQANIPNSDGKLRSGMFARANIILPKLENQVTLPQTAITYTLYGDNVYTVTEENGEKRVQQHVVKVGERTESIAHILEGVKPGDVVVTTGQVRLSNGAKVRIVESDATTPPAETPML, from the coding sequence ATGAAAAAGTGGACATTTTTTATGTTGCTTATCGCAATCTTGCTGTTTGGCAGTGTGATAGGCTTCAATCTTTTCAAACAAAAGAAAATTGCCGAATACATGGCAAATCGTCCTGAGCCAGAATTTCCGGTGACGGTAACCACGGTGAATCCTGTCGATTGGGTTCCGGTCATTGAAGCGATCGGTTTTATTGAGCCAAACCAAGGTGTGACTTTGACCAGCGAAACTTCTGGTGTTATTGATCAAATCCTATTTGAATCAGGCACTCAAGTTTCCAAAGAACAACCGCTGGTATTGCTCGATTCTTCTGTTGAAAAAGCCAATTTAAAAAGCTCTGAAGCTCGCTTCCCGGCAGCAAAGGCGAAATATGAGCGCTACAAAGGTCTGTTTGCGAAAGGCTCTATCTCGAAAGAATCTTATGACGAAGCTGAAGCGAACTACTACTCTCTCGCCGCAGATATTGACGGTTTAAAAGCCAGCATTGCTCGCCGTGAAATCAAAGCTCCATTCGCAGGCGTGATCGGTATTCGTAATGTGTTTCTAGGCCAATACCTACAACCAGGAACGGATATTGTTCGCCTAGAAGACACCAGCGTGATGCGCCTACGTTTTACGGTGCCACAAACCGATATTTCGCGCATCTCGCTTAATCAAGAAGTCGACATTTTCGTTGATTCTTACCCACAAACTTCATTTAAAGGTTCGATTTCAGCCATTGAACCTGCGGTGAGCGTACAAAGTGGTTTGATCCAAGTACAAGCAAATATTCCAAATAGTGATGGCAAACTGCGTAGCGGTATGTTCGCGCGTGCCAACATTATTCTGCCGAAGTTGGAGAACCAAGTCACCTTGCCACAAACCGCCATTACCTACACGCTCTACGGTGACAATGTTTATACCGTGACCGAGGAAAACGGCGAGAAACGCGTACAGCAACATGTGGTAAAAGTGGGTGAGCGTACTGAGTCAATTGCTCACATTCTGGAAGGCGTGAAACCGGGCGATGTCGTTGTTACGACAGGTCAGGTGCGTCTAAGTAACGGTGCTAAAGTTCGTATTGTTGAAAGCGATGCAACTACACCACCAGCAGAAACCCCAATGCTGTAA
- the vexB gene encoding multidrug efflux RND transporter permease subunit VexB — MRFTDVFIKRPVLAVSISFLIVLLGLQAIFKMQVREYPEMTNTVITVSTGYYGASADLIQGFITQPLEQAVAQADNIDFMTSQSVLGRSTITVTMKLNTDPNAALSDVLAKTNSVRSQLPKESEDPTVTMSTGSTTAVLYIGFTSEELASSQITDYLERVVNPQLYAVNGVSSIDLYGGMKYALRVWLDPAKMAALNLSAADVMSILNANNYQSATGQAIGEFVLYNGSADTQVSTVEELENLVVKAEKGNVTRLGDIAKVTLAKSHDTYRASANGREAVVAAINAAPSANPINIAKDVLDMLPELQKNMPSNIKMNVLYDSTVAINESIHEVIKTIVEAALIVLVVITLFLGSLRAVIIPIVTIPLSLIGVAMVMQMMGFSWNLMTLLAMVLAIGLVVDDAIVVLENVDRHIKEGESPFRAAIIGTREIAIPVIAMTLTLGAVYAPIALMGGITGALFKEFALTLAGSVFVSGIIALTLSPMMCSKMLKANEAPNKFELKVHHLLDRMTARYERMLSAVMTHRPVVIAFAFIVFASLPMLFKFIPSELAPSEDKGVVMLMGTGPSNANLDYLANTMDDVNKILSDQPEVQFAQVFTGVPSSNQAFGIASMVPWSQREASQADVTNRVGTLVKEIPGMAVTAFQMPELPGAGSGLPIQFVITTPNSFESLFTIATDILTEVKSSPMFVYSDLNLNFDSATMKINIDKDKAGAYGVTMQDIGITLSTMMADGYVNRIDLNGRSYEVIPQVERKWRLNPQSMNNYYVRAADGKVIPLGSLITIDVVAEPRSLPHFNQLNSATVGAVPSPGTAMGDAINWFENLASSKLPKGYNHDYMGEARQYVTEGSALYATFGLALAIIFLVLAIQFESLKDPLVIMVSVPLAICGALIALAWGTATMNIYSQVGLITLVGLITKHGILICEVAKEEQLHNKLSRIDAVMHAAKVRLRPILMTTAAMIAGLIPLMYATGAGAAQRFSIGIVIVSGLAIGTLFTLFVLPVIYSYLAEKHKPLPVFVEDKDLEKLARIDEAKAAHRQL, encoded by the coding sequence ATGCGCTTTACTGATGTTTTTATAAAACGTCCAGTTTTAGCGGTATCCATCAGCTTTTTGATCGTACTGCTTGGTTTGCAAGCGATCTTCAAAATGCAGGTGCGTGAATACCCTGAAATGACCAATACCGTGATTACGGTAAGTACTGGCTATTACGGTGCCAGTGCTGATCTGATCCAAGGCTTTATCACCCAGCCGCTAGAACAAGCGGTCGCACAAGCCGATAACATTGATTTCATGACGTCACAATCGGTTCTCGGCCGCTCGACGATTACGGTAACCATGAAGCTCAACACCGATCCTAATGCGGCGTTGTCGGATGTATTGGCGAAAACCAACTCTGTTCGTTCACAGCTACCAAAAGAGTCGGAAGACCCAACCGTGACCATGTCGACTGGTTCAACGACGGCGGTACTGTACATTGGTTTTACTAGTGAAGAGTTGGCCTCTAGCCAAATCACTGACTACTTAGAGCGAGTGGTTAATCCACAGCTTTACGCAGTCAATGGTGTATCCAGTATCGATCTGTACGGTGGTATGAAATACGCTCTGCGCGTGTGGTTGGATCCTGCCAAAATGGCAGCACTCAACCTGTCTGCTGCTGATGTGATGAGCATTCTGAATGCTAACAACTATCAGTCGGCCACAGGTCAAGCGATCGGTGAGTTCGTGCTCTACAACGGCAGTGCCGATACTCAGGTATCGACCGTTGAAGAACTGGAAAACCTGGTGGTGAAAGCCGAGAAAGGTAATGTGACTCGTCTGGGTGATATTGCTAAAGTGACGCTAGCAAAGAGCCATGATACTTATCGTGCAAGTGCTAACGGCCGTGAAGCAGTGGTTGCTGCAATCAATGCGGCGCCAAGTGCTAACCCAATCAATATTGCGAAAGATGTGCTCGACATGCTGCCTGAACTGCAGAAAAACATGCCAAGCAACATCAAAATGAACGTGCTGTATGACTCCACGGTTGCGATCAATGAGTCAATCCACGAGGTAATCAAAACCATCGTAGAAGCAGCACTGATCGTTCTGGTCGTGATCACTCTGTTCTTGGGCTCGCTGCGTGCCGTAATCATCCCGATTGTCACTATCCCGCTTTCACTGATTGGTGTAGCGATGGTGATGCAGATGATGGGCTTCTCTTGGAACCTGATGACTCTGCTGGCGATGGTACTTGCGATCGGTCTGGTCGTAGACGATGCGATCGTAGTTCTGGAGAACGTTGACCGTCACATCAAAGAAGGGGAATCGCCTTTCCGTGCGGCGATCATTGGTACCCGTGAAATTGCCATCCCTGTTATTGCGATGACGCTCACCCTAGGTGCGGTATATGCCCCAATCGCGTTGATGGGCGGCATTACCGGTGCTCTATTCAAGGAGTTTGCGTTAACACTGGCCGGTTCGGTATTTGTCTCTGGCATTATCGCACTGACCTTGTCTCCAATGATGTGTTCAAAAATGCTCAAGGCGAATGAAGCGCCAAACAAATTTGAACTGAAAGTGCATCATTTGCTAGATCGCATGACAGCGCGTTATGAGCGCATGCTGAGCGCAGTGATGACTCATCGTCCTGTGGTTATCGCGTTTGCATTTATCGTATTTGCTAGTCTTCCAATGCTGTTCAAGTTCATCCCAAGTGAACTGGCACCTTCGGAAGATAAAGGGGTGGTCATGTTGATGGGTACAGGCCCATCAAATGCGAACCTCGACTATCTGGCGAATACGATGGATGATGTGAATAAAATTCTGTCTGATCAGCCTGAAGTACAATTTGCTCAGGTGTTTACCGGTGTACCTAGCTCAAATCAGGCGTTTGGTATTGCGTCAATGGTGCCATGGAGTCAACGTGAAGCAAGCCAAGCGGATGTCACCAACCGTGTGGGTACCCTGGTAAAAGAGATCCCTGGTATGGCGGTAACCGCCTTCCAAATGCCAGAGTTGCCTGGTGCAGGTTCAGGTCTACCGATTCAGTTTGTTATCACTACGCCAAACAGCTTTGAAAGCCTGTTTACGATCGCGACCGATATTCTGACCGAAGTAAAATCAAGCCCGATGTTCGTCTACTCGGATCTTAACCTCAACTTCGATTCGGCTACGATGAAGATCAATATCGATAAAGACAAAGCCGGTGCTTACGGCGTGACCATGCAAGACATCGGCATCACACTCAGCACCATGATGGCCGACGGTTATGTAAACCGCATCGACCTCAATGGCCGATCTTACGAAGTGATCCCACAAGTAGAACGTAAATGGCGTCTCAATCCGCAATCTATGAACAATTACTATGTTCGTGCGGCGGATGGCAAAGTGATTCCTCTAGGCAGCCTGATCACGATTGATGTCGTTGCGGAGCCTCGTTCTCTGCCACACTTCAACCAGCTAAACTCTGCCACCGTGGGTGCAGTACCTTCACCAGGTACCGCAATGGGTGATGCAATTAACTGGTTTGAAAACTTGGCTAGTAGCAAACTGCCTAAAGGCTACAACCATGATTACATGGGTGAAGCTCGTCAATATGTAACTGAAGGTAGCGCACTGTATGCGACGTTTGGTCTAGCATTGGCGATCATCTTCTTGGTTCTGGCGATTCAATTTGAATCTCTCAAAGATCCATTGGTTATCATGGTCTCTGTACCATTGGCGATTTGTGGTGCGTTGATCGCACTGGCATGGGGAACCGCGACGATGAACATCTACTCACAAGTAGGTCTGATCACCCTCGTGGGTCTTATCACCAAACACGGTATTTTGATTTGTGAAGTGGCTAAAGAAGAGCAGCTACACAACAAACTCAGCCGAATCGATGCCGTCATGCATGCAGCAAAAGTGCGTTTACGCCCAATCTTGATGACTACAGCGGCGATGATTGCAGGCCTCATCCCACTGATGTACGCCACCGGAGCAGGGGCTGCTCAACGCTTCAGTATCGGTATTGTTATCGTCTCTGGTTTGGCGATTGGTACACTGTTTACTCTGTTTGTACTACCTGTGATTTACAGCTACCTCGCAGAGAAACACAAACCACTGCCGGTATTTGTCGAAGACAAAGATCTGGAGAAGTTGGCACGTATTGACGAAGCGAAAGCCGCTCATCGTCAACTGTAA
- the ubiK gene encoding ubiquinone biosynthesis accessory factor UbiK, translating to MFDAKKLEQIAKQIHEAMPQPVKELGADVEQKVRQVIQGQLNKLDVVSREEFDVQTQVLLRTRQKLTELEQKMAELEAKLADK from the coding sequence ATGTTTGATGCAAAGAAACTCGAGCAGATCGCCAAGCAAATCCATGAAGCCATGCCACAACCCGTGAAAGAACTGGGCGCTGATGTAGAACAGAAAGTGCGTCAAGTCATTCAAGGCCAGCTCAATAAACTGGATGTGGTAAGCCGTGAAGAGTTTGATGTTCAGACCCAAGTTTTATTACGCACTCGCCAGAAGCTGACTGAATTAGAACAGAAGATGGCCGAACTCGAAGCTAAATTAGCCGATAAATAA
- the ilvC gene encoding ketol-acid reductoisomerase, with the protein MANYFNTLNLREQLDQLGRCRFMAREEFATEADYLKGKKVVIVGCGAQGLNQGLNMRDSGLDVSYALRQAAIDEQRQSFKNAKNNGFNVGSYEQLIPTADLVVNLTPDKQHTSVVNAVMPLMKQGAALGYSHGFNIVEEGMQIRKDITVVMVAPKCPGTEVREEYKRGFGVPTLIAVHPENDPQGEGWEIAKAWAAATGGHRAGCLASSFVAEVKSDLMGEQTILCGMLQAGSIVCYEKMVADGIDPGYAGKLLQFGWETVTEALKFGGITHMMDRLSNPAKIRAFELSEELKDLMRPLYNKHMDDIISGHFSSTMMADWANDDKDLFGWRAETAETAFENYPTTDVKIAEQEYFDNGILMIAMVRAGVELAFEAMTASGIIDESAYYESLHELPLIANTVARKRLYEMNVVISDTAEYGNYLFANVAVPLLREKFMPKVSTDVIGKGLGAVSNQVDNATLIEVNSIIRNHPVEYIGEELRGYMKDMKRIAVGD; encoded by the coding sequence ATGGCGAATTATTTCAATACGCTCAACTTGCGTGAACAGTTGGATCAACTTGGTCGTTGCCGTTTTATGGCGCGTGAAGAGTTTGCAACCGAAGCTGACTACCTAAAAGGTAAGAAAGTGGTGATCGTAGGCTGTGGTGCTCAAGGCCTGAACCAAGGCCTAAACATGCGTGATTCTGGTTTAGATGTTTCTTACGCTTTGCGTCAGGCTGCGATTGATGAACAGCGTCAGTCATTCAAAAATGCAAAAAACAATGGTTTTAATGTTGGCAGTTATGAGCAACTCATTCCGACGGCGGATTTGGTGGTTAACCTGACTCCTGATAAGCAGCATACCAGTGTTGTTAATGCCGTTATGCCACTGATGAAGCAAGGTGCAGCGCTAGGTTACTCACACGGTTTTAATATCGTTGAAGAGGGCATGCAGATCCGTAAAGACATCACGGTAGTGATGGTGGCACCAAAATGTCCTGGTACGGAAGTTCGTGAAGAATATAAGCGTGGTTTCGGTGTTCCGACTCTGATCGCAGTTCACCCAGAAAATGATCCACAAGGTGAAGGTTGGGAAATTGCTAAAGCGTGGGCAGCTGCAACAGGTGGCCATCGCGCGGGTTGTTTGGCTTCTTCTTTCGTTGCGGAAGTAAAATCCGATCTGATGGGCGAGCAAACCATTTTGTGTGGCATGCTGCAAGCTGGTTCTATCGTTTGTTACGAGAAGATGGTTGCTGATGGTATCGATCCTGGTTATGCAGGTAAGCTTCTGCAATTTGGTTGGGAAACCGTGACTGAAGCACTGAAGTTTGGTGGTATCACGCATATGATGGATCGCCTCTCTAACCCTGCCAAAATCAGAGCATTTGAGTTGTCTGAAGAGCTGAAAGATTTGATGCGTCCTCTGTACAACAAGCATATGGATGACATCATCTCTGGCCATTTCTCAAGCACTATGATGGCTGACTGGGCGAATGACGATAAAGATCTGTTTGGCTGGCGTGCAGAAACGGCTGAGACTGCATTCGAAAACTACCCAACAACAGATGTGAAAATTGCAGAACAAGAATACTTTGATAACGGTATTTTGATGATTGCAATGGTGCGCGCTGGGGTTGAGCTAGCGTTTGAAGCGATGACCGCTTCAGGCATCATCGATGAATCGGCTTACTATGAATCACTGCATGAGCTACCACTGATTGCGAATACTGTGGCTCGTAAACGTCTGTATGAAATGAACGTGGTGATTTCTGACACAGCTGAGTACGGTAACTACCTGTTTGCGAATGTGGCTGTGCCGCTGCTGCGTGAAAAGTTCATGCCGAAAGTAAGCACGGATGTAATTGGTAAAGGTTTGGGTGCGGTATCTAACCAAGTGGACAATGCAACGCTTATCGAAGTGAACAGCATCATCCGCAATCATCCAGTGGAGTACATTGGCGAAGAATTGCGCGGCTATATGAAAGATATGAAGCGTATCGCGGTGGGCGACTAA